One part of the Pseudopipra pipra isolate bDixPip1 chromosome 3, bDixPip1.hap1, whole genome shotgun sequence genome encodes these proteins:
- the ASF1A gene encoding histone chaperone ASF1A encodes MAKVQVNNVVVLDNPSPFYNPFQFEITFECIEDLSEDLEWKIIYVGSAESEEYDQVLDSVLVGPVPAGRHMFVFQADAPNPGLIPDADAVGVTVVLITCTYRGQEFIRVGYYVNNEYTETELRENPPVKPDFSKLQRNILASNPRVTRFHINWEDNTEKLEDAESSNPNLQSLLSTDALPSASKGWSTSENSLNVMLESHMDCM; translated from the exons atggCAAAGGTTCAGGTGAACAATGTAGTGGTGTTGGATAATCCTTCTCCTTTCTACAATCCTTTCCAGTTCGAAATCACATTCGAGTGCATAGAGGACCTGTCTGAAG atttggaatggaaaattatttatgtGGGTTCAGCTGAAAGTGAAGAGTATGATCAGGTTTTAGACTCTGTTTTAGTCGGACCTGTTCCTGCAGGCAGACACATGTTTGTATTTCAG GCTGATGCACCTAACCCAGGGCTTATTCCAGATGCAGATGCAGTAGGTGTAACAGTTGTGCTAATTACATGCACTTACCGAGGTCAAGAATTTATTAGAGTTGGCTACTATGTAAACAATGAATATACTGAAACAGAACTGAGAGAGAATCCACCAGTAAAGCCAGACTTTTCTAAG cTTCAAAGGAATATTTTGGCATCTAATCCCAGAGTCACAAGATTCCACATTAATTGGGAGGACAACACTGAAAAACTGGAAGATGCAGAGAGCAGTAACCCAAATCTACAGTCTCTGCTTTCCACAGATGCGTTGCCTTCAGCATCAAAGGGATGGTCAACATCAGAAAATTCACTAAATGTTATGTTAGAATCTCATATGGACTGCATGTGA